A region of Moorena producens PAL-8-15-08-1 DNA encodes the following proteins:
- a CDS encoding HAD-IIB family hydrolase, with protein MSLAPLSEAFENNRFESISLIATDIDGTLTLSGKFTSSLFHAIEELTKTGIQVLLITGRSAGWVNGLKTYLPVMGAIAENGGIYFPKDSEIPETLTPIEDLIQHRQSLNHTFQLLKAQFPQLQESVDNRFRLTDWTFDVKGLAFVQLQTLAELCQQQGWGFTYSTVQCHIKPIEQDKGTGLLQVLTRHFPQLKPEEIMTVGDSPNDESMFDTSKFPLSVGVANVLDYTSYLTHKPAYVTSAKESEGFCELAQLLLLKTFTG; from the coding sequence ATGTCCCTTGCACCTCTGTCTGAGGCTTTTGAGAATAATCGCTTTGAAAGTATTAGTTTAATTGCTACCGATATTGATGGCACCCTAACCCTGAGTGGCAAATTTACTTCCTCCTTATTCCATGCCATAGAAGAATTGACCAAGACAGGAATCCAAGTCTTGCTGATTACAGGTCGTTCCGCTGGCTGGGTCAATGGTCTGAAAACTTATCTGCCGGTCATGGGAGCGATCGCAGAAAATGGCGGTATATATTTCCCCAAAGATAGTGAAATCCCAGAAACCTTAACCCCTATTGAAGATTTAATCCAGCATCGCCAGAGTCTCAATCACACCTTCCAACTCCTCAAAGCTCAATTTCCCCAGCTACAAGAATCTGTGGATAACCGCTTTCGGTTGACGGATTGGACTTTTGATGTTAAAGGACTAGCCTTTGTCCAATTACAAACCCTGGCAGAACTCTGTCAACAACAGGGTTGGGGCTTCACTTACAGTACAGTTCAGTGCCATATTAAGCCAATCGAGCAAGATAAAGGAACAGGCTTGCTGCAAGTGTTAACCAGACACTTTCCCCAACTCAAACCAGAGGAGATTATGACCGTTGGCGACAGTCCTAATGATGAGTCTATGTTTGATACCAGCAAGTTTCCTTTATCAGTAGGGGTGGCTAATGTCTTAGACTACACTAGTTATTTGACTCATAAGCCAGCTTATGTGACTTCTGCTAAAGAATCTGAAGGCTTTTGCGAGTTAGCACAATTGTTACTACTGAAAACCTTTACTGGATAA
- a CDS encoding pentapeptide repeat-containing protein: MDGAELLKRYAAGERDFPEANLEGVSMAGVNLSQANLRRANLSQSCLKGAILKGVNLREANLSGANLQGSYLCEANLIVSNLSQANLAKANLSNANLRSSRLIGVNLSKANLSEAILSEAILQNANLSQAKLISTSLNRAKLSQALLDGAILEGASLNNSILIEANLIGANLSHTLLSGANLTKANLNQADLSGAIASGCTMRNTILTDANLRGARMSWTILHGANLTKANLYRANLCWSNLTEAILIEAVLIDANLNQANLREAKLTKAIMPSGSQHQ, translated from the coding sequence ATGGATGGGGCAGAATTACTGAAGCGATATGCTGCTGGAGAACGGGACTTTCCAGAAGCTAATCTAGAGGGAGTATCAATGGCCGGAGTAAACCTGAGCCAAGCTAACCTACGACGTGCTAATCTCAGTCAGAGTTGTCTCAAGGGCGCTATCCTTAAAGGTGTCAATCTGCGAGAAGCGAATTTATCTGGTGCAAATCTACAGGGAAGTTACCTGTGTGAAGCCAACCTCATTGTTAGTAACCTCAGTCAAGCCAATCTAGCCAAGGCTAACTTGAGTAATGCCAATCTACGCAGTTCCCGCCTAATTGGAGTCAATCTTAGTAAAGCTAATCTGAGTGAAGCAATTCTGAGTGAGGCAATTCTCCAGAATGCTAACTTGAGTCAGGCAAAACTAATTAGCACATCCTTGAATCGAGCCAAGCTTTCCCAAGCCCTTTTGGACGGAGCGATTTTAGAGGGAGCATCCCTCAACAACTCTATTCTGATCGAAGCGAATCTGATTGGGGCAAATTTGTCCCATACCCTGCTCAGTGGAGCCAACTTGACTAAGGCCAATCTCAATCAAGCAGACTTGAGTGGTGCCATAGCAAGTGGCTGCACCATGAGAAACACTATCCTAACGGATGCGAATCTCAGAGGAGCAAGGATGAGTTGGACAATTCTCCATGGTGCTAATCTCACTAAGGCTAATTTATACCGAGCTAACCTGTGTTGGTCGAATCTTACCGAGGCAATATTGATTGAAGCTGTTTTAATTGATGCTAATCTCAACCAGGCTAACCTGCGTGAAGCTAAACTTACCAAAGCGATCATGCCAAGTGGCAGTCAGCATCAATAG
- the ilvD gene encoding dihydroxy-acid dehydratase — MPENLRSQVVTQGVQRAPNRAMLRAVGFTDDDFTKPIVGLANGYSTITPCNVGLNDLAKRAEAGLITAGAMAQMFGTITISDGISMGTEGMKYSLVSREVIADSIETACNGQSMDGVLAIGGCDKNMPGAMIAIARMNIPAIFVYGGTIKPGHLDGEDLTVVSAFEAVGKHSAGKIDDAKLKAVELNACPGAGSCGGMFTANTMSSAFEAMGMSLPYSSTMAAEDAEKADSAEKSALVLVEAIRQQILPRDILTRKAFENAIAVIMAVGGSTNSVLHLLGIAHAAGVELSIDDFETMRAKVPVLCDLKPSGRYVTVNLHRAGGIPQVMKMLLVHDLLHGDALTISGQTIAEVLADVPDQPPADQDVIRPWDNPVYAQGHLAILKGNLATEGSVAKITGVKNPQITGPARVFESEEACLDAILAGKIKSGDVIVVRYEGPKGGPGMREMLAPTSAIIGAGLGDSVGLITDGRFSGGTYGMVVGHVAPEAAVGGAIALVQEGDMITIDAHQRTLQLNLSDQELEQRRANWQPPKPRYTTGVLAKYAALVSSSSVGAVTDLAVQ, encoded by the coding sequence ATGCCGGAGAATTTGAGAAGCCAAGTGGTTACCCAAGGTGTTCAGCGAGCGCCTAACCGAGCCATGCTGAGGGCTGTTGGTTTCACTGATGACGATTTTACTAAGCCCATTGTTGGTCTTGCTAATGGCTACAGCACTATTACTCCGTGCAATGTGGGGTTAAATGATTTGGCCAAACGAGCAGAGGCGGGATTGATAACTGCTGGTGCTATGGCTCAAATGTTCGGTACCATTACCATTAGTGACGGGATCTCCATGGGAACGGAAGGGATGAAATATTCCCTGGTATCCCGGGAAGTAATTGCTGATTCCATTGAGACCGCTTGTAATGGCCAAAGTATGGATGGGGTTTTGGCAATTGGCGGCTGCGATAAGAATATGCCAGGAGCGATGATTGCTATTGCCAGGATGAACATCCCAGCAATTTTCGTTTATGGTGGCACGATTAAACCAGGACATCTCGATGGTGAAGATTTAACGGTAGTTAGTGCCTTTGAAGCGGTTGGGAAACACAGTGCTGGCAAGATTGATGATGCTAAACTCAAGGCGGTGGAACTCAACGCTTGCCCTGGTGCTGGTTCCTGTGGCGGTATGTTTACCGCTAATACTATGTCCTCTGCTTTTGAGGCAATGGGGATGAGTTTGCCCTATTCTTCTACCATGGCGGCGGAAGATGCTGAAAAAGCTGATAGTGCTGAAAAATCTGCGTTGGTGTTGGTCGAAGCAATTCGCCAGCAAATACTACCAAGGGATATTCTAACACGTAAGGCTTTTGAGAATGCGATCGCAGTAATTATGGCAGTAGGTGGTTCCACCAACTCCGTCTTGCATCTGTTAGGGATCGCCCATGCTGCTGGAGTAGAGTTATCTATTGATGACTTTGAAACCATGCGGGCTAAAGTACCAGTGCTGTGTGACCTCAAACCCAGTGGTCGTTATGTCACTGTGAATTTGCACCGCGCCGGAGGGATTCCCCAAGTCATGAAAATGCTGTTAGTCCATGATTTGCTCCATGGGGATGCCTTGACCATTTCCGGCCAAACGATAGCGGAAGTGTTAGCAGATGTACCTGATCAACCCCCTGCTGACCAAGATGTAATTCGTCCTTGGGATAATCCTGTGTATGCTCAAGGACACTTAGCGATTCTGAAAGGTAATCTAGCCACAGAAGGGTCAGTCGCAAAGATTACTGGAGTAAAAAATCCTCAAATCACTGGTCCAGCGCGAGTATTTGAATCCGAAGAAGCCTGCTTAGATGCGATTCTGGCCGGTAAGATCAAGTCTGGTGATGTGATTGTGGTGCGCTATGAAGGACCAAAGGGTGGTCCAGGTATGCGGGAAATGCTGGCTCCCACCTCAGCCATTATTGGTGCTGGGTTAGGTGATTCCGTCGGATTAATTACCGATGGACGATTTTCTGGAGGTACTTATGGCATGGTAGTCGGTCATGTCGCACCAGAAGCAGCAGTTGGAGGTGCGATCGCATTAGTCCAAGAAGGGGATATGATTACCATTGATGCCCATCAGCGTACCTTACAACTAAATCTGTCCGATCAAGAATTAGAACAACGGCGCGCTAATTGGCAACCACCCAAGCCCCGTTATACCACAGGGGTATTGGCCAAGTATGCCGCCTTAGTCTCTTCCAGTAGTGTTGGAGCAGTAACGGATTTAGCTGTCCAGTAA
- a CDS encoding ribbon-helix-helix protein, CopG family — protein sequence MTIRLTEYEKRKLEQEAEKRGMNQSEVLRSLIARFPDPKDSV from the coding sequence ATGACGATACGATTAACCGAATACGAGAAGAGGAAGTTAGAACAAGAAGCAGAGAAAAGAGGGATGAACCAGTCAGAGGTACTTAGAAGTTTGATAGCTCGTTTCCCCGATCCCAAAGACTCTGTGTAA
- the ltrA gene encoding group II intron reverse transcriptase/maturase, producing the protein MVRKLQKTLMKSWSAKMLAVRKVTQENKGKRTAGIDGRKALTGKQRLILVDSLKIHRKPKPTRRVWIDKPGRNEKRPLGIPTIYDRALQALTKQAIEPEWEAKFEPNSYGFRPGRSCHDAIEAIYSSINKKPKWVLDADISKCFDKISHEALLKKLNTYPTLRKLIRAWLKAGVMDRGTFSATDEGTPQGGIISPLLANIALHGMEKCIEEYANNMKGSKEKNRKALTFVRYADDFVIMHKNKEVVAECQEKIGKWLKGIGLELKPSKTKIVHTYSGFDFLGFHIKQHKVGKNHSKPGFKTIIEPSKKKVTEHYKKLEKVIESNKSASQANLIYGLKPQIIGWCNYYRSVCSKETFSDLDRKLWNKLRRWGKRRHPQKAATWVMNKYWGTTGEDNWVFKDKEVSLPKHAKTPIIRHVKVKDTRSIYEGDLIYWGNRMGKHPMTSQVKGKLFSRQKGICPECKLKFQPGDLIEVHHKIPRTLGGNNELKNLELLHLHCHDKKHGKKIKPIELDSNPF; encoded by the coding sequence GTGGTCAGAAAGCTTCAAAAAACCTTGATGAAATCCTGGTCGGCAAAAATGCTAGCGGTAAGAAAGGTAACCCAAGAAAATAAAGGTAAAAGAACTGCCGGAATAGATGGACGCAAAGCCCTAACAGGGAAACAGCGACTAATCTTAGTAGATTCTCTTAAAATTCACAGGAAGCCAAAACCTACCAGAAGAGTCTGGATAGACAAACCCGGTCGTAATGAGAAACGTCCTCTAGGTATACCAACTATCTATGACAGGGCACTACAGGCTCTTACCAAACAGGCTATAGAACCTGAATGGGAAGCAAAATTTGAACCAAACTCATACGGATTCCGACCAGGACGGTCATGCCATGATGCCATAGAAGCGATATACTCAAGCATTAATAAAAAACCCAAGTGGGTATTAGATGCTGATATATCCAAATGCTTCGACAAAATAAGTCACGAAGCATTACTGAAAAAACTGAATACCTATCCTACACTAAGAAAACTAATAAGAGCCTGGCTAAAAGCTGGGGTGATGGATAGGGGAACATTCTCCGCTACGGATGAAGGCACCCCACAAGGAGGAATAATATCCCCCTTACTGGCGAACATAGCCCTCCACGGAATGGAAAAGTGCATCGAAGAATACGCAAATAATATGAAAGGTTCAAAGGAAAAAAACCGGAAAGCCTTAACATTCGTAAGATATGCGGACGATTTCGTAATAATGCACAAAAACAAAGAAGTGGTAGCAGAATGTCAAGAAAAAATCGGCAAATGGCTGAAAGGAATAGGATTAGAATTAAAGCCGAGCAAAACAAAAATAGTCCATACTTACAGTGGATTTGACTTCCTAGGATTTCATATCAAACAACACAAAGTAGGAAAAAACCACTCAAAGCCAGGCTTTAAAACCATCATAGAACCATCAAAAAAGAAAGTTACAGAGCATTATAAAAAACTGGAAAAAGTCATTGAAAGTAATAAATCAGCATCCCAAGCGAATCTAATCTACGGATTAAAACCGCAAATAATAGGATGGTGCAATTATTACAGGTCAGTGTGCAGTAAAGAAACATTCAGTGACTTAGACAGAAAGCTATGGAACAAACTTAGAAGATGGGGAAAAAGGAGACATCCTCAAAAAGCGGCCACATGGGTTATGAACAAATATTGGGGTACAACCGGAGAGGATAATTGGGTATTCAAAGACAAAGAGGTAAGCCTACCCAAACATGCCAAAACACCCATAATAAGGCATGTTAAAGTCAAAGATACCCGAAGTATATACGAAGGAGACCTCATATATTGGGGAAACAGAATGGGTAAACATCCTATGACATCACAAGTAAAAGGAAAATTATTTTCCAGACAAAAAGGAATTTGCCCAGAATGTAAACTCAAATTCCAACCTGGTGACCTAATTGAAGTACATCATAAAATTCCACGCACACTAGGAGGAAATAATGAGTTGAAGAACTTAGAATTACTCCACTTACATTGCCACGATAAGAAGCACGGGAAGAAAATCAAACCGATAGAGTTAGATTCCAACCCGTTCTAA